In the Phaseolus vulgaris cultivar G19833 chromosome 7, P. vulgaris v2.0, whole genome shotgun sequence genome, one interval contains:
- the LOC137829839 gene encoding uncharacterized protein — translation MEDDAAIGVSDHVSSESNKEDSSCCCPICLGPFLQLSYLDRCFHKFCFNCILRWTKVAAGNPRSLPSSVKCPLCKTDNISIVYGVEGGCFQRHYVNKDFEDSFISSRAHRYRLQCYYTDQGLLDEVFNISQYWRSRMYLRPNCWLESWLRREIQALIQEEDVDIIVQHIIGVIKAVLCTRREQTPHWTAPEKKQEEFKKSVYEAAIRFLGARADRFVYEIQLFLASGMNIEAYDAVYVQRLGWSSPGINTEVSNSALVDRTTAIPYLYIFDGDSNENE, via the exons ATGGAAGATGACGCAGCGATTGGGGTGAGCGACCATGTCTCGTCGGAGTCGAACAAGGAGGATTCAAGTTGCTGTTGTCCAATCTGCTTGGGGCCATTCCTTCAACTTTCGTACCTCGATAGATGTTTTC ATAAGTTTTGCTTCAATTGCATTTTACGCTGGACCAAGGTGGCTGCTGGCAATCCCCGTTCTCTTCCTTCTTCTGTAAAATGCCCCCTCTGCAAG ACAGACAATATTTCTATCGTGTATGGAGTGGAAGGAGGTTGCTTTCAGCGGCACTATGTGAATAAGGATTTTGAGGATAG TTTTATCTCATCAAGAGCGCACAGATATAGATTACAATGCTATTACACTGACCAAG GTTTGTTAGATGAAGTATTCAATATATCACAATATTGGAGATCTCGAATGTACCTTCGCCCAAACTGCTGGCTTGAAAGTTGGTTAAGAAGAGAAATTCAAGCTCTTATTCAG GAGGAGGATGTTGACATCATTGTGCAACATATAATTGGCGTGATCAAAGCAGTATTATGTACAAG GAGAGAGCAGACGCCACACTGGACTGCACCCGAAAAGAAACAGGAAGAGTTCAAGAAGTCAGTCTATGAAGCTGCAATACGATTTCTAGGGGCAAGAGCGGACAGATTTGTATATGAGATTCAACTATTTCTTGCTTCAGGAATGAATATTGAAGCTTATGATGCTGTGTACGTACAACGGTTAGGTTGGAGCTCACCCGGGATAAACACTGAGGTTTCCAACAGTGCATTAGTTGATCGCACAACTGCGATTCCATACCTGTACATATTTGATGGTGACTCTAATGAAAATGAGTAG
- the LOC137829840 gene encoding root phototropism protein 3-like → MKNGFEFAVLDRGTMESPLGEKCHPCNLLPPIVPILAHSLKRTQRNRVASSNYPTDLIIQIGDSSFHLHKLVMASRSEYLKRLVFERGSNRESAGDSLIIQIKNLPGGKKSFESIVNFCYGRKFDITASNIAPLYCAAHFLEMSEELQEGNLISKTEAFLTFLILSSWKDTFRILKATESISYWAKDLQIVKRCSQAIALKVCANPNASGFTCQSERPSSKTNNSVHDWWFEDVSFLRIDHFIEVIQSIRRCGIKPELVGSCIERWTRKWFSQVTLGLDKETPKSLTLHRISIECLINILPTEENSVTCNFLLHLLKAGVMLKINSELLCVLERRVALMLEKCGVPDLLVKNQEEKCSLYDVTVVLRVLRFYVCGMSSNHSAKPKPNSVGRLVDGYLIQVARDENLTMESFKSLVEALPQNARHCDDNLYRAVDMYLKAHPNLTEEDRTDICRNLEYHRLSQEARKHVMQNERLPLKLTTEFVLLEQVNMTTSMTSNGSSYRRTNAQTIMRVNKDLKRREITNAQEINMMRKDVEIIKSQLLKVYSCKLKLQNQLKGCIR, encoded by the exons ATGAAGAATGGGTTTGAGTTTGCAGTGCTTGATAGAGGCACAATGGAAAGTCCTTTGGGAGAGAAGTGTCACCCATGTAACCTTCTACCACCTATTGTTCCTATTCTTGCTCATTCCTTAAAACGCACTCAACGAAACAG GGTTGCTAGTTCAAATTACCCCACTGATCTAATTATACAAATTGGTGATTCTAGCTTCCACTTGCACAAG CTTGTCATGGCCTCAAGAAGCGAATATTTGAAACGGCTTGTATTTGAGAGGGGAAGCAACAGAGAAAGTGCTGGTGATAGCCTCATCATCCAAATTAAAAACCTTCCAGGTGGTAAAAAGTCTTTTGAATCCATAGTCAATTTTTGTTATGGAAGGAAATTTGATATAACTGCATCCAACATTGCCCCATTGTATTGTGCTGCACATTTCTTGGAAATGAGTGAAGAGCTCCAAGAAGGAAATCTCATATCCAAGACAGAAGCATTTCTCACTTTTCTCATATTATCTTCTTGGAAAGACACATTTCGAATACTTAAAGCCACTGAATCTATTTCCTATTGGGCCAAGGACTTGCAAATAGTCAAACGTTGTTCACAGGCAATAGCTTTGAAAGTATGTGCAAATCCAAATGCATCTGGTTTTACTTGTCAAAGTGAAAGACCCTCAAGTAAAACTAATAATAGTGTTCATGATTGGTGGTTTGAAGATGTGTCATTTCTACGTATAGACCATTTCATTGAAGTGATTCAATCAATCAGAAGATGTGGAATCAAACCTGAGCTTGTAGGTTCTTGTATAGAACGTTGGACAAGAAAATGGTTTTCTCAAGTCACACTTGGACTTGACAAGGAGACTCCTAAATCCTTAACTCTACACAGAATTTCCATTGAGTGTTTGATTAACATACTTCCTACAGAAGAAAATTCAGTAACATGCAATTTTTTGCTTCATCTCCTAAAGGCAGGGGTGATGCTGAAAATAAATTCTGAGTTGTTGTGTGTCCTAGAAAGAAGGGTAGCTTTAATGTTGGAGAAATGTGGTGTTCCTGATCTCTTGGTTaaaaatcaagaagaaaaaTGTTCTTTGTACGATGTAACTGTTGTACTCAGGGTGTTACGGTTTTATGTTTGTGGTATGTCAAGTAATCATTCAgcaaaaccaaaaccaaacaGTGTTGGAAGGTTAGTTGATGGGTATCTCATACAAGTTGCAAGGGATGAGAATCTCACAATGGAAAGTTTCAAATCACTTGTTGAAGCATTGCCACAAAATGCTAGACACTGTGATGACAACCTCTATAGAGCCGTTGACATGTACCTCAAG GCACATCCAAATTTAACAGAAGAAGATCGAACAGATATTTGTAGAAACTTGGAATACCATAGATTGTCACAAGAAGCACGTAAGCATGTGATGCAGAATGAAAGGCTGCCCTTGAAATTAACTACGGAATTTGTGCTTTTAGAGCAAGTGAATATGACAACATCAATGACAAGTAATGGATCAAGTTACCGTAGGACAAATGCTCAGACAATCATGAGAGTGAACAAAGATTTGAAAAGAAGGGAAATAACAAATGCCCAGGAGATAAACATGATGAGAAAAGACGTTGAAATCATAAAATCACAACTCTTGAAAGTGTATAGCTGCAAATTAAAGCTCCAAAACCAACTAAAGGGATGCATTCGTTGA